A genome region from Cognatishimia activa includes the following:
- the secE gene encoding preprotein translocase subunit SecE encodes MARTNPLQFIQQTRAEVSKIVWPTRREVLLTTVMVFIMAALFAAFFSVVDILIRMGLETILTMFG; translated from the coding sequence ATGGCCCGCACGAACCCGCTTCAGTTCATCCAGCAAACCCGCGCCGAAGTCTCCAAGATTGTTTGGCCGACCCGTCGCGAAGTGCTGTTGACCACGGTTATGGTGTTCATCATGGCGGCCTTGTTTGCCGCGTTTTTCTCTGTGGTTGATATCCTGATCCGCATGGGCCTTGAGACGATCCTCACCATGTTTGGCTAA
- a CDS encoding tyrosine-type recombinase/integrase, whose amino-acid sequence MKIRLTERKASDLKPTDRGYEVRDELVRGLILRVGKKGLKVWEVIVSRGGKRTRERLGTFPTVSVKEARIKADAAKEKALLHVVEENPRTVADIFEGYKTARSSEMRSWHDVQSVWDIWARDRLGHVRTTDVSIHHGLDLRKHVAQQSSPLRAAAVVRYLRPMFSWAADEQWIEANPWIGLKVGAKAQTRDRVLSDDEWTALWTAAQSRPYPFGPFIQLLMLSAQRLSNVAQIRWEEIRGDVWVIPREKMKATKRDSAKAHEVPLSKAMAELISKQPRKCDFIFSSIQDKPIWPGSKLLKSLQSETSTSGWRFHDIRRTATTIMTSGNETGKVSRFVAAKVLGHSDSTITATYDLSEYRHEKREALEVLASSIAPNPNRENALITFSNQQAREI is encoded by the coding sequence ATGAAGATCAGACTTACAGAACGCAAGGCAAGTGATCTTAAGCCAACCGATAGAGGCTATGAGGTGCGCGATGAGCTGGTTCGCGGGCTGATATTGCGCGTGGGAAAGAAAGGCTTAAAGGTTTGGGAGGTAATTGTAAGCCGGGGAGGCAAGCGTACTCGAGAGCGACTAGGCACCTTCCCAACTGTTTCGGTTAAGGAAGCCCGTATTAAGGCAGATGCTGCCAAGGAAAAAGCACTTCTTCATGTGGTAGAAGAAAATCCCCGAACAGTGGCAGATATCTTCGAAGGCTACAAAACAGCCCGTTCTTCTGAGATGCGATCCTGGCATGATGTACAATCGGTTTGGGATATTTGGGCTAGGGACAGACTTGGGCATGTTCGCACTACTGACGTCAGCATTCACCACGGCCTAGACTTAAGAAAACACGTAGCCCAACAGTCTTCCCCACTACGAGCAGCGGCAGTTGTGCGTTATTTGCGCCCAATGTTTTCTTGGGCTGCTGATGAACAATGGATTGAAGCAAACCCTTGGATTGGTCTGAAAGTCGGCGCTAAAGCTCAAACACGTGATCGAGTTCTATCTGATGACGAGTGGACCGCTCTGTGGACGGCGGCGCAATCGAGACCATATCCCTTTGGTCCTTTCATTCAATTGTTGATGCTGTCCGCGCAACGCCTTTCGAATGTAGCTCAAATCCGATGGGAGGAAATTCGAGGAGACGTTTGGGTTATTCCTCGAGAAAAGATGAAGGCCACAAAGAGAGATAGCGCCAAGGCACACGAAGTACCGCTTAGCAAGGCGATGGCGGAACTCATATCGAAGCAACCAAGAAAGTGCGACTTCATATTTTCCAGCATTCAAGACAAGCCCATCTGGCCAGGGTCAAAACTCCTCAAGAGCCTTCAAAGTGAAACATCAACTTCCGGATGGCGTTTTCACGACATTCGTCGAACCGCCACTACTATCATGACCAGTGGAAACGAAACCGGCAAAGTCTCGCGCTTTGTTGCAGCAAAGGTGCTTGGCCACTCCGATTCAACAATCACGGCCACCTATGATTTGTCGGAATACAGGCACGAGAAACGCGAGGCACTGGAAGTCCTCGCTTCATCCATCGCTCCTAATCCCAATCGAGAAAATGCTTTGATTACTTTTTCAAATCAGCAGGCTCGCGAGATATGA
- a CDS encoding helix-turn-helix transcriptional regulator, with the protein MNIEADRFYSPCAPELNTVAAKQTLAKWRSAGKGPAYIKSGSRVLYKGADVLEWLQERRVQPNAS; encoded by the coding sequence ATGAATATCGAAGCAGACCGTTTCTACTCGCCTTGCGCGCCCGAGCTAAATACCGTTGCCGCCAAACAAACACTTGCCAAGTGGCGGAGCGCAGGAAAAGGCCCCGCTTACATAAAGTCAGGAAGCCGCGTCTTATACAAAGGCGCAGATGTGTTGGAATGGTTGCAAGAACGCCGTGTCCAACCAAACGCCTCATAG
- a CDS encoding thermonuclease family protein has protein sequence MALRLQLLFSFLMLVASPYFVKADTISVTAPPEAVSFIDGDNLKLFGENMRLIDIDAAERGQTCNAASGETWDCANAATETLKALVRGRTVFCQYSRKDRYGRPLAKCWVDGVNIAEALVDAGVVWAYRDKGPYVPNAEAAKKKGIGIWQADTQTPWDWRAEKRSASGS, from the coding sequence ATGGCTCTTAGACTACAACTCCTCTTCTCCTTCCTGATGCTCGTGGCCTCGCCGTACTTTGTGAAGGCCGATACCATAAGTGTCACAGCCCCGCCTGAAGCTGTCAGCTTCATAGATGGCGACAACCTCAAACTCTTTGGGGAAAATATGCGTCTGATTGATATCGACGCAGCTGAGCGTGGACAGACCTGCAACGCTGCTTCCGGTGAAACATGGGATTGCGCCAATGCAGCGACAGAGACTCTCAAAGCACTGGTGCGCGGGCGCACCGTTTTTTGCCAATACAGCAGAAAAGACCGCTATGGGCGTCCCTTGGCGAAATGTTGGGTTGATGGAGTCAATATCGCCGAGGCTCTGGTCGATGCAGGCGTTGTGTGGGCTTACCGCGACAAGGGGCCATATGTCCCCAATGCAGAGGCTGCCAAGAAAAAAGGTATAGGCATTTGGCAAGCCGACACGCAAACACCGTGGGACTGGCGCGCCGAAAAACGCAGCGCATCCGGATCATAG
- the nusG gene encoding transcription termination/antitermination protein NusG gives MAKRWYSVSVLSNFEKKIAEQIRQSAEEQGLEDQIEEVLVPTEEVIEVRRGKKVPTERRFMPGYVLVRMEMSDQGYHLISSINRVTGFLGPQGRPMPMRDAEVQAILGRVAEGEEAPKLMISFEVGEKVKVNDGPFEGFDGMVEEVDEDNQRLKVTVSIFGRETPVELEFLQVSKQG, from the coding sequence ATGGCAAAGCGTTGGTATTCCGTAAGCGTCCTCTCGAACTTTGAGAAGAAGATCGCCGAACAGATCCGTCAGTCTGCAGAAGAGCAAGGGCTTGAGGATCAGATCGAAGAAGTGCTGGTTCCAACCGAAGAAGTGATCGAAGTCCGTCGCGGCAAGAAAGTCCCGACCGAGCGTCGTTTCATGCCGGGCTATGTCCTCGTGCGTATGGAAATGAGCGATCAGGGCTATCACCTCATCAGCTCGATCAATCGCGTCACCGGCTTCCTTGGTCCACAAGGCCGCCCTATGCCAATGCGTGATGCCGAAGTTCAGGCGATCCTGGGCCGTGTGGCCGAGGGTGAAGAAGCGCCGAAGCTGATGATCTCCTTTGAGGTTGGCGAGAAGGTCAAGGTCAACGATGGTCCGTTCGAAGGCTTTGACGGCATGGTTGAAGAGGTGGATGAGGACAACCAGCGCCTCAAGGTGACTGTGTCCATCTTTGGTCGTGAGACACCGGTTGAGCTGGAATTCCTGCAGGTGTCCAAACAGGGCTAA